The Canis lupus dingo isolate Sandy chromosome 26, ASM325472v2, whole genome shotgun sequence genome has a segment encoding these proteins:
- the FOXN4 gene encoding forkhead box protein N4 isoform X1 yields the protein MVLRIGPVGHWATHQTAPDPQGAQAWWVWRGLQATLQHLITWTRLLATTTSDDDLPGDLQSLSWLTAVDVPRLQQMASGRVDLGGPSTPHPHPGALARAADLHVGATPGALLHGPAGMAPPGLLGLGPLASHGASMNQIPVGGQPSSGLQDPQQLYSPASQTQLPLPPGGQQCPPVGLYGSPFGARPPYPQPRMAVHSSQELHPKHYPKPIYSYSCLIAMALKNSKTGSLPVSEIYSFMKEHFPYFKTAPDGWKNSVRHNLSLNKCFEKVENKMSGSSRKGCLWALNVARIDKMEEEMHKWKRKDLAAIHRSMANPEELDKLISDRPESCRRPGNPETPVLTHATTVAMAHGCLAVSQLPPQPLMTLSLQSVPLHHQVQAQAHLAPDSPAPAQTPPLHALPELSPSPLPHPAMGRAPVDFSNIGSDMSTEVDSLDPSIMDFALQGNLWEEMKDGAFSLDTLGAFGDSPLGCELGAAGLTPASGGSDQSFPDLQVTGLYATYSTPDGVAASATSSSSQYLGAPGNKPIALL from the exons ATGGTGCTCAGAATCGGGCCTGTGGGCCACTGGGCCACACACCAGACAGCCCCTGACCCCCAAGGGGCACAGGCATGGTGGGTCTGGCGTGGGCTCCAGGCTACCTTGCAGCACCTCATAACATGGACAAG gcTCCTGGCCACCACCACCAGCGATGATGACCTGCCCGGGGACCTGCAGTCGTTGTCCTGGCTCACGGCGGTGGACGTGCCGCGGCTGCAGCAGATGGCGAGTGGCCGTGTGGACCTGGGGGGCCCCAGTACACCACACCCACACCCAG GTGCCTTGGCCAGGGCGGCTGACCTGCATGTGGGAGCCACGCCGGGTGCACTGCTCCACGGCCCGGCCGGCATGGCCCCCCCGGGCCTGCTAGGCCTGGGCCCCCTAGCCAGTCACGGAGCCAGC ATGAACCAGATCCCCGTGGGGGGCCAGCCCTCATCCGGCCTGCAGGACCCGCAGCAGCTGTATTCACCTGCCTCCCAAACACAGTTACCGCTCCCCCCAGGTGGCCAGCAG TGCCCGCCTGTGGGCCTGTATGGCTCCCCGTTTGGAGCACGGcctccctacccccagccccgCATGGCTGTGCACTCATCTCAGGAACTGCACCCCAAACACTACCCCAAGCCCATCTACTcatacag CTGTCTGATCGCCATGGCCCTGAAGAACAGCAAGACAGGCAGCCTGCCTGTGAGTGAGATCTACAGCTTCATGAAGGAGCACTTCCCCTATTTCAAG ACGGCTCCCGACGGCTGGAAGAACTCCGTGCGGCACAACCTGTCGCTGAACAAGTGCTTCGAGAAGGTGGAGAATAAGATGAGTGGCTCCTCGCGCAAGGGCTGCCTCTGGGCCCTGAACGTGGCCCGCATCGACAAGATGGAGGAGGAGATGCACAAGTGGAAGAGAAAGGATCTTGCCGCCATCCACCGGAGCATGGCCAACCCCG AGGAGCTGGACAAGCTGATCTCGGACCGGCCAGAGAGCTGCAGGCGGCCTGGCAACCCCGAGACCCCTGTGCTGACTCATGCCACCACAGTAGCCATGGCCCATGGCTGCCTGGCTGTCTCCCAACTTCCACCCCAGCCACTGATGACTCTGTCCCTGCAGTCGGTCCCCCTGCACCACCAGGTCCAGGCCCAGGCGCATCTGGCCCCAGACTCTCCCGCCCCGGCCCAGACCCCACCCCTGCATGCCCTGCCGGAActgagccccagccccctgccccaccctgccaTGGGAAGGGCCCCTGTGGACTTCAGCAACATCGGCAGCGACATGAGCACTGAGGTGGATTCCCTGGACCCCAGCATCATGGATTTCGCTCTGCAGG GGAACCTCTGGGAGGAGATGAAGGACGGGGCCTTCAGCCTGGACACGCTTGGCGCCTTCGGAGACTCGCCCCTGGGCTGTGAGCTGGGGGCAGCAGGCCTGACCCCCGCCTCTGGTGGCAGCGACCAGTCCTTCCCAGACTTGCAGGTGACGGGTCTCTATGCCACGTACTCAACCCCAGACGGCGTGGCCGCAtcagccacctcctcctcctcccagtaCCTGGGCGCCCCAGGGAACAAGCCCATCGCCCTGCTCTGA
- the FOXN4 gene encoding forkhead box protein N4 isoform X2 produces MIESDISSMMSGIIRNSGQNHHPSPQEYRLLATTTSDDDLPGDLQSLSWLTAVDVPRLQQMASGRVDLGGPSTPHPHPGALARAADLHVGATPGALLHGPAGMAPPGLLGLGPLASHGASMNQIPVGGQPSSGLQDPQQLYSPASQTQLPLPPGGQQCPPVGLYGSPFGARPPYPQPRMAVHSSQELHPKHYPKPIYSYSCLIAMALKNSKTGSLPVSEIYSFMKEHFPYFKTAPDGWKNSVRHNLSLNKCFEKVENKMSGSSRKGCLWALNVARIDKMEEEMHKWKRKDLAAIHRSMANPEELDKLISDRPESCRRPGNPETPVLTHATTVAMAHGCLAVSQLPPQPLMTLSLQSVPLHHQVQAQAHLAPDSPAPAQTPPLHALPELSPSPLPHPAMGRAPVDFSNIGSDMSTEVDSLDPSIMDFALQGNLWEEMKDGAFSLDTLGAFGDSPLGCELGAAGLTPASGGSDQSFPDLQVTGLYATYSTPDGVAASATSSSSQYLGAPGNKPIALL; encoded by the exons ATGATAGAAAGTGACATCTCATCCATGATGTCAGGAATTATTCGAAACTCAGGGCAAAATCACCACCCCTCTCCGCAGGAGTACAG gcTCCTGGCCACCACCACCAGCGATGATGACCTGCCCGGGGACCTGCAGTCGTTGTCCTGGCTCACGGCGGTGGACGTGCCGCGGCTGCAGCAGATGGCGAGTGGCCGTGTGGACCTGGGGGGCCCCAGTACACCACACCCACACCCAG GTGCCTTGGCCAGGGCGGCTGACCTGCATGTGGGAGCCACGCCGGGTGCACTGCTCCACGGCCCGGCCGGCATGGCCCCCCCGGGCCTGCTAGGCCTGGGCCCCCTAGCCAGTCACGGAGCCAGC ATGAACCAGATCCCCGTGGGGGGCCAGCCCTCATCCGGCCTGCAGGACCCGCAGCAGCTGTATTCACCTGCCTCCCAAACACAGTTACCGCTCCCCCCAGGTGGCCAGCAG TGCCCGCCTGTGGGCCTGTATGGCTCCCCGTTTGGAGCACGGcctccctacccccagccccgCATGGCTGTGCACTCATCTCAGGAACTGCACCCCAAACACTACCCCAAGCCCATCTACTcatacag CTGTCTGATCGCCATGGCCCTGAAGAACAGCAAGACAGGCAGCCTGCCTGTGAGTGAGATCTACAGCTTCATGAAGGAGCACTTCCCCTATTTCAAG ACGGCTCCCGACGGCTGGAAGAACTCCGTGCGGCACAACCTGTCGCTGAACAAGTGCTTCGAGAAGGTGGAGAATAAGATGAGTGGCTCCTCGCGCAAGGGCTGCCTCTGGGCCCTGAACGTGGCCCGCATCGACAAGATGGAGGAGGAGATGCACAAGTGGAAGAGAAAGGATCTTGCCGCCATCCACCGGAGCATGGCCAACCCCG AGGAGCTGGACAAGCTGATCTCGGACCGGCCAGAGAGCTGCAGGCGGCCTGGCAACCCCGAGACCCCTGTGCTGACTCATGCCACCACAGTAGCCATGGCCCATGGCTGCCTGGCTGTCTCCCAACTTCCACCCCAGCCACTGATGACTCTGTCCCTGCAGTCGGTCCCCCTGCACCACCAGGTCCAGGCCCAGGCGCATCTGGCCCCAGACTCTCCCGCCCCGGCCCAGACCCCACCCCTGCATGCCCTGCCGGAActgagccccagccccctgccccaccctgccaTGGGAAGGGCCCCTGTGGACTTCAGCAACATCGGCAGCGACATGAGCACTGAGGTGGATTCCCTGGACCCCAGCATCATGGATTTCGCTCTGCAGG GGAACCTCTGGGAGGAGATGAAGGACGGGGCCTTCAGCCTGGACACGCTTGGCGCCTTCGGAGACTCGCCCCTGGGCTGTGAGCTGGGGGCAGCAGGCCTGACCCCCGCCTCTGGTGGCAGCGACCAGTCCTTCCCAGACTTGCAGGTGACGGGTCTCTATGCCACGTACTCAACCCCAGACGGCGTGGCCGCAtcagccacctcctcctcctcccagtaCCTGGGCGCCCCAGGGAACAAGCCCATCGCCCTGCTCTGA